One part of the Bacteroidia bacterium genome encodes these proteins:
- a CDS encoding S41 family peptidase: protein MIKKSILIITSLILGFSSLSAQSLYEKDFEYFLKTLEENYAYFEGRGTNWERVKEIYIPRVEKIKDLSNFIRLIEEIWNELYNGHMSINFNLPSSSRLLPQGADFWVEYRNGEFVIVDLREGFNAEEVGLKAGMKVTHFNGASVILALQKYLPKSFTDYDARTYEHAANVLLAGTHDQDRKITAVWKGKSKDYFPDVTPNRTANFQMPGLLSTEKMEGNIGYIRIHNSLGNTELIKEFDKALDGMMDTEALIIDLRETASGGNTVVARGLMGRFISEEKPYQRHRFPYEEKFFGIKRSTMEYVSPRGKIYDNPLVVLVSHWTASMGEGITIAFDAMDRAKIVGTRMAGLLGAIDCYQMKETSMQFCFPTEQLFHVDGTPREDFVPEYLMKGSKDALAKALELLKK, encoded by the coding sequence ATGATAAAAAAATCGATCCTGATCATCACTTCCCTTATACTGGGATTTTCCAGTCTTTCCGCTCAATCTCTGTACGAAAAAGATTTTGAGTACTTTCTGAAAACCCTGGAAGAAAATTATGCCTATTTCGAAGGCCGGGGAACCAATTGGGAGCGGGTGAAAGAGATTTACATCCCTCGAGTAGAGAAGATCAAGGATCTGAGCAATTTTATCCGGCTGATCGAAGAGATATGGAATGAGTTATACAATGGGCATATGTCCATCAATTTCAATTTGCCTTCTTCCAGCCGATTGCTTCCTCAAGGGGCTGACTTTTGGGTAGAATACAGAAATGGGGAATTTGTGATTGTCGATCTACGAGAGGGATTCAATGCAGAGGAAGTCGGCTTAAAAGCGGGCATGAAGGTTACCCATTTCAATGGGGCTTCGGTCATCCTTGCCTTGCAAAAATACCTGCCCAAATCCTTTACCGATTATGATGCCCGAACGTATGAACATGCTGCGAATGTGCTACTGGCCGGAACCCATGACCAGGACCGAAAGATCACAGCCGTTTGGAAAGGCAAAAGCAAAGACTACTTTCCGGATGTGACACCCAATAGAACCGCAAATTTCCAGATGCCCGGCTTACTTTCCACCGAAAAAATGGAAGGGAATATCGGCTACATACGCATCCACAATAGCCTGGGAAATACCGAATTGATTAAGGAGTTTGATAAGGCCCTGGACGGTATGATGGATACGGAGGCTTTGATTATAGATCTGCGAGAAACAGCTTCCGGAGGAAATACCGTAGTGGCTCGTGGATTGATGGGAAGATTTATTTCGGAGGAAAAGCCGTATCAAAGACACCGTTTCCCCTATGAAGAGAAGTTTTTTGGGATCAAAAGAAGCACCATGGAATACGTTTCTCCGAGAGGAAAAATCTATGATAATCCTTTGGTCGTTTTGGTGAGTCATTGGACTGCCAGCATGGGAGAAGGGATAACAATCGCTTTTGATGCGATGGATAGAGCAAAAATTGTAGGTACCAGGATGGCGGGATTGCTGGGAGCCATCGACTGCTACCAAATGAAAGAAACTTCCATGCAGTTTTGCTTCCCCACCGAACAACTCTTTCACGTAGATGGAACTCCTCGGGAGGATTTTGTGCCGGAGTACTTGATGAAAGGGAGTAAAGATGCCTTAGCCAAAGCCCTGGAATTGCTCAAGAAATAA
- a CDS encoding GNAT family protein, with protein sequence MKIKENQVLLRSLNMADAAPMALLANNKKIWDNVRDYMPYPYHEQNGIEFIEMVHKEDRPLTFGISYKGRLAGVIALVAQEDIYRKTAEVGYWLGEPFWGKGIATQAVKMITKYGFEQMGFIRIYAGIFEYNVGSMRVLEKNGYVKEGIFEKALIKNDQIWAEHRYAILKP encoded by the coding sequence ATGAAGATCAAAGAGAATCAAGTCTTGCTCCGCTCCCTGAACATGGCGGATGCAGCACCTATGGCTCTTTTGGCCAACAACAAAAAGATTTGGGACAATGTGAGGGACTATATGCCTTATCCCTATCATGAGCAAAATGGGATAGAATTTATAGAAATGGTCCATAAAGAAGATCGTCCATTGACCTTTGGCATTAGTTACAAAGGCCGACTTGCGGGAGTAATTGCTTTGGTAGCCCAGGAAGATATTTATCGGAAAACAGCTGAAGTCGGATATTGGCTGGGAGAACCATTTTGGGGGAAAGGAATTGCGACACAGGCCGTGAAAATGATCACCAAATACGGTTTCGAGCAGATGGGGTTTATCCGCATTTATGCAGGGATTTTCGAATATAATGTAGGCTCGATGCGGGTGTTGGAGAAGAATGGATATGTTAAAGAAGGCATCTTTGAGAAAGCCCTCATCAAAAATGACCAAATCTGGGCTGAGCACCGATACGCTATTCTAAAGCCGTAA
- a CDS encoding CotH kinase family protein encodes MRRTLSGLLLLLIPFCIFSQSIYDLSPIRSIQIQYYNPAYDSILQSHWQLQDGHREMARLTMDGILYDSVGIRYKGNSTFGITQQQGLPKFPLNIDMNEYVKGQKLLDSKKLKLANSIFDPTFVKEYLAYSIYRKYMPASRVNYLRVNTNNSYTGLYVNVEPVNKDFLERHFDYKKGTLFKCDPIAQFGTTPTLEPDLSWLGTDSTAYFQGYELKSDEGWNDLVELIDVLNNRPNDIETVLNVDRVLWYLAVSMVIPNLDMYNGYFVHNFYLYKHKNGLFQIIPWDLSESFGGILLNLDYVDENDIVQYSPFHGGDPFVSRLPLVHKLLIQEEYRLRYGAHLRTVIEEVYDTTLLATEINQIQASIESLVMSDVNRVLPDDAFRGNVRENLDLPIVELGGILNIVNQRKPFLLGHPEIAKIAPQITGVRRNIESPEPGESVWVRASIDQATEVSLMTTISEYNSHFLSTPMFDDGQHQDGAANDGIYGAEIPHKDLGTIVKYYVKARNVDAMMLNPRRAEYEFYSYGLGTTGIADEQLEPFQVFPNPASSRIQLDAGETSFLKGKLMLLDLRGKPVFEKEISGAPGSFTLDLPQLAKGIYLIHMEGKMPQRLMIR; translated from the coding sequence ATGCGAAGGACGCTTTCAGGCCTACTACTTCTGCTCATTCCCTTTTGTATTTTTTCCCAAAGCATTTACGATCTGAGTCCGATTCGGTCGATTCAGATTCAATACTATAATCCTGCCTATGATTCTATTCTTCAGTCTCATTGGCAGTTGCAGGATGGGCATCGGGAAATGGCGCGCCTGACGATGGATGGGATTTTGTACGATAGTGTCGGGATTCGGTATAAAGGAAATTCTACTTTCGGCATTACCCAACAACAAGGACTGCCCAAATTTCCCCTCAATATCGACATGAATGAGTATGTCAAAGGGCAGAAATTGCTGGACTCCAAAAAACTCAAACTTGCCAATTCCATTTTTGATCCCACTTTCGTCAAAGAATATTTGGCCTACTCGATCTATCGGAAGTACATGCCTGCTTCCCGGGTCAATTATCTTAGGGTAAATACCAATAATTCATATACCGGATTGTACGTTAACGTAGAACCTGTCAATAAGGATTTTCTCGAACGACATTTTGATTATAAGAAAGGAACCCTCTTTAAGTGTGATCCTATCGCTCAATTTGGTACAACTCCCACCTTAGAGCCGGATCTCAGCTGGCTGGGCACTGATTCGACGGCTTATTTTCAGGGCTATGAACTTAAGTCAGATGAGGGCTGGAATGATCTGGTGGAACTGATAGATGTACTTAACAATCGCCCCAATGATATCGAAACCGTCTTAAATGTCGATCGGGTGCTCTGGTACCTCGCTGTATCTATGGTTATCCCTAATCTGGATATGTACAATGGCTATTTCGTACACAATTTCTATTTGTATAAGCATAAGAATGGTCTCTTTCAGATCATTCCCTGGGACCTGAGTGAGTCTTTTGGAGGAATATTGCTCAATCTGGATTATGTAGATGAAAATGATATTGTTCAATACAGTCCCTTTCATGGTGGAGACCCTTTCGTCAGCCGGCTTCCCCTCGTTCATAAACTCCTCATTCAGGAAGAATATCGTTTGCGGTATGGTGCACATTTGCGAACGGTGATCGAAGAGGTTTATGATACAACTTTACTGGCTACTGAAATCAATCAGATACAGGCAAGTATAGAGTCTCTGGTTATGTCAGATGTGAATCGGGTATTGCCGGATGATGCCTTTAGAGGAAATGTCAGGGAAAACCTGGACTTGCCTATCGTAGAGCTGGGAGGTATTCTCAACATTGTCAATCAGCGCAAACCTTTTTTATTGGGACATCCAGAAATTGCCAAAATAGCACCTCAGATTACAGGAGTTCGTCGCAATATAGAAAGTCCCGAACCCGGAGAAAGTGTGTGGGTAAGAGCTAGCATTGATCAGGCCACAGAAGTATCCCTGATGACGACCATTTCCGAGTACAATTCGCATTTTCTGTCTACGCCTATGTTTGATGATGGACAGCACCAGGACGGAGCGGCCAATGACGGAATCTACGGGGCTGAAATCCCGCACAAGGATTTGGGAACAATTGTCAAGTACTATGTCAAAGCCAGAAATGTTGATGCGATGATGCTGAATCCTCGTCGGGCAGAATATGAATTCTATTCCTATGGTTTGGGAACGACCGGCATCGCTGATGAGCAATTAGAGCCTTTTCAGGTATTTCCCAATCCTGCTAGCAGCCGTATTCAGTTAGATGCAGGGGAGACTTCTTTTTTGAAGGGGAAGCTGATGTTACTGGATTTGAGAGGAAAGCCTGTTTTTGAAAAAGAGATTTCAGGTGCGCCTGGCAGTTTTACTCTGGATCTGCCTCAATTGGCCAAAGGGATTTACCTCATTCATATGGAAGGGAAAATGCCTCAAAGGCTTATGATCCGCTAA
- a CDS encoding bifunctional precorrin-2 dehydrogenase/sirohydrochlorin ferrochelatase, with protein sequence MSFMDQDSGNTLFPIFIKLDQIHTLVVGGGYVGLEKLEALLKNCPRARITLVAKEILQEEIRELAEAHPFVELIERPFEERDLDHKDLVILATDDPKLHEGIKTITRNRNIITNVADTPKLCDAYLGSVVKKGDLKIAISTNGKSPTISKRMREYLTEAIPDTENMQELLDNMKEIRDRLKGDFEYKVKMLDQITQDWLEEQKKQD encoded by the coding sequence ATGAGCTTCATGGACCAGGATTCCGGAAATACCCTTTTCCCCATCTTCATCAAACTCGATCAAATCCACACCCTGGTGGTCGGAGGCGGCTATGTAGGACTGGAAAAACTGGAAGCTTTGTTGAAAAATTGTCCTCGTGCCCGGATCACCCTTGTTGCTAAAGAAATTTTGCAAGAGGAGATACGTGAATTGGCAGAAGCTCATCCCTTTGTAGAACTCATAGAAAGGCCTTTCGAAGAAAGGGATTTGGACCATAAAGATTTGGTGATTTTAGCTACAGATGATCCGAAGTTACATGAAGGCATCAAAACTATTACACGAAATCGTAATATAATCACCAATGTAGCCGACACCCCAAAACTTTGCGATGCTTATTTAGGCTCTGTCGTAAAAAAAGGAGATCTAAAAATCGCCATTTCCACCAATGGTAAATCTCCAACCATTTCGAAACGGATGCGAGAATACCTCACTGAAGCAATTCCCGACACAGAAAATATGCAGGAGCTACTCGACAATATGAAAGAGATCAGAGATCGCCTGAAAGGAGATTTTGAATACAAAGTAAAAATGCTTGACCAGATCACCCAGGATTGGCTGGAAGAACAGAAAAAACAGGATTAG
- a CDS encoding NAD-dependent epimerase/dehydratase family protein, which translates to MQTLLGAGGSVGNELAKALKAHTDKIRLVSRNPQKVNPEDEVLKADLTKAEEVMEAVKGSKIVYLIVGYPYSIKVWADMWPITMKNVINACLAHKAKLVFFDNIYMYDPRHLAPMNEETPHNPSSEKGKIRKKIVDMLWMAVREEGLEALIARSADFYGPGLERNGVLRDTVITPLSKGKKAMWMKDLDYKHSYTYVPDAAKATALLGNTPDAYGESWHLPTAPQPPTGRQWVELIAKEFGVKAKVRTISNFMLKLIGIFVPVMRELPEMNYQYDRDYIFDSSKFELEFSMKPTPYLEGIRKIIKEDFSG; encoded by the coding sequence ATGCAAACCCTCCTTGGAGCCGGCGGTAGCGTTGGCAACGAATTGGCGAAAGCCCTGAAAGCACATACCGATAAAATCAGACTGGTTAGCAGAAATCCCCAAAAAGTAAATCCCGAAGATGAAGTTTTAAAAGCAGATTTGACAAAAGCTGAAGAAGTGATGGAAGCTGTAAAAGGCTCCAAAATTGTTTACCTCATCGTCGGCTATCCCTATTCTATAAAAGTCTGGGCCGACATGTGGCCCATTACAATGAAGAATGTCATTAATGCCTGTCTTGCCCATAAAGCGAAACTGGTTTTCTTCGACAATATCTATATGTATGATCCTCGTCATCTCGCTCCCATGAATGAGGAAACGCCACATAATCCCAGCAGTGAAAAAGGAAAAATTCGAAAGAAAATTGTGGATATGCTTTGGATGGCTGTTCGAGAAGAGGGTTTGGAAGCCCTGATCGCTCGTTCAGCTGATTTTTATGGGCCGGGTTTGGAAAGAAATGGAGTCTTGCGAGATACTGTGATTACTCCCTTGTCTAAAGGGAAGAAAGCTATGTGGATGAAAGACCTGGATTATAAGCATTCCTATACCTATGTTCCTGATGCAGCTAAAGCTACAGCCCTACTCGGGAATACACCTGATGCATATGGAGAAAGCTGGCACTTACCTACCGCTCCTCAGCCTCCTACGGGAAGGCAATGGGTAGAATTGATCGCGAAAGAATTTGGGGTAAAGGCGAAAGTGCGCACCATCTCCAATTTCATGCTGAAACTCATTGGCATCTTTGTGCCTGTCATGCGAGAATTACCCGAAATGAATTACCAGTACGATCGCGATTATATTTTTGATAGTAGTAAATTCGAATTGGAATTTAGTATGAAACCAACGCCTTATCTGGAAGGCATTCGCAAAATTATCAAAGAGGATTTTTCCGGATAG
- a CDS encoding DUF3556 domain-containing protein, translating to MKLLAPQPFPFDFDEWKKKPFPIRVKMLCQAWATQGYGAPVSVYGFYILKILLYVWLWAVFCSFSTKLGGLDTISTWWYHPEAFLKAILWSMLFEGIGLASGSGPLTARYFPPFGGILHFARPSTIKLPLLADAPLIGGDKRNILDVGLYLLHIGLIIRCLIAPDLIGTPDLLIPTLILLPLLGLLDRTIFLAARAEHYWIATFCFLFPEDAIAGTKIVWWGVWFWAATSKLNRHFPGVIGVMLSNSAVMRINWIKKKLYKNYPEDLRASRFSGFLAHVGTALEYGFPLLLLFGGSPEVVQIGLIVMFLFHLFITSNIPMGVPIEWNFMMVYGAYVLFGQHAELSIFGISSPVLITALLICLLALQLLGNFYPRAVSFLISMRYYAGNWPYSIWLFKGNAEEKIDEHVVKASKTVGKQLDLFYDESTKEMLLSRVISFRMMHMHARALHRLLPKAVDNIEEYTWRDGELVAGVALGWNFGDGHLHSEQMLKALQKRCNWESGELRCIFVESQPLGIPFMNWRIWDAKDGLMEEGQVAIDNIVDLQPWPEENQFEKQL from the coding sequence ATGAAACTACTAGCCCCTCAGCCCTTTCCTTTCGATTTTGATGAATGGAAGAAAAAACCCTTCCCAATCCGAGTTAAAATGCTCTGTCAGGCCTGGGCCACCCAGGGATACGGTGCCCCTGTTAGTGTTTATGGATTTTACATCCTGAAGATCCTTCTCTATGTCTGGTTATGGGCCGTATTCTGTTCCTTCTCAACTAAACTAGGTGGCCTGGATACCATTTCGACCTGGTGGTACCATCCCGAAGCCTTTTTGAAAGCCATCCTCTGGAGTATGTTGTTTGAGGGAATTGGCTTAGCTTCCGGAAGTGGACCCTTGACCGCTCGCTACTTTCCCCCTTTTGGCGGAATCCTTCATTTTGCCAGACCTTCAACCATCAAGTTGCCATTACTGGCGGATGCTCCCTTGATTGGGGGAGATAAGCGCAATATCCTCGATGTAGGACTTTACCTATTGCATATAGGCCTGATTATTCGATGTCTGATTGCACCCGATCTCATTGGCACACCTGACCTATTGATTCCCACACTGATCCTATTGCCCCTTTTGGGCCTATTAGATAGAACCATTTTCCTCGCAGCCAGGGCTGAGCATTATTGGATCGCAACTTTTTGTTTTCTCTTTCCAGAGGATGCCATAGCAGGCACAAAAATCGTCTGGTGGGGCGTATGGTTCTGGGCTGCGACTTCAAAACTGAATCGCCATTTTCCAGGCGTGATAGGCGTCATGCTTAGCAATAGCGCCGTCATGCGAATCAACTGGATCAAGAAAAAACTCTATAAAAATTATCCTGAAGACCTCCGGGCGAGTCGCTTTAGTGGTTTTCTTGCCCATGTAGGGACTGCACTGGAATACGGCTTTCCCTTGCTTCTCTTATTTGGAGGAAGTCCGGAAGTCGTACAAATCGGCCTGATCGTCATGTTTCTCTTCCATTTATTTATCACCTCCAACATTCCCATGGGAGTTCCCATAGAATGGAATTTCATGATGGTTTATGGCGCCTATGTATTATTTGGCCAGCATGCAGAGCTTAGCATATTTGGGATAAGTTCGCCTGTTTTGATCACGGCTTTATTGATCTGTCTCTTAGCCCTACAATTGCTGGGCAATTTTTACCCCAGAGCTGTTTCCTTCCTCATTTCGATGAGGTACTATGCCGGTAACTGGCCCTATAGTATTTGGTTGTTTAAAGGAAATGCAGAAGAAAAAATAGATGAACATGTGGTGAAAGCTTCCAAGACTGTAGGTAAGCAGCTAGACCTCTTTTATGATGAATCGACCAAAGAGATGCTACTGTCACGGGTAATTAGTTTTCGCATGATGCATATGCATGCCCGGGCCTTACATCGCTTACTCCCCAAGGCAGTAGATAATATTGAAGAATATACCTGGAGAGATGGGGAATTAGTAGCGGGAGTCGCATTGGGATGGAATTTCGGAGACGGACATCTCCATAGCGAACAAATGCTAAAAGCACTTCAAAAACGATGCAATTGGGAGTCTGGAGAATTGAGATGCATCTTCGTTGAATCTCAGCCTCTGGGGATTCCTTTTATGAACTGGAGAATCTGGGATGCGAAGGATGGCCTCATGGAGGAAGGGCAGGTAGCGATAGATAATATTGTTGACCTTCAACCCTGGCCAGAAGAGAATCAATTTGAAAAACAACTTTAG